A single genomic interval of Haloterrigena salifodinae harbors:
- the trkA gene encoding Trk system potassium transporter TrkA, with amino-acid sequence MYVLIVGAGQVGQMIAANLADTHDVAVVERDPALADEITYTYDVLSVQGDGTELETLRDAGLERADLVVACTDSDETNIVVCGTAKTASETFTIARVRRRTLLNTWEGSRGAFGVDFMVCTDLLVAQTIFRISGFPRAQDVETFAGGLVRMAEFEIGPESPLVGKRVEEADRYDSMTFAAVFREEQLIVARGDTEFRAGDRIVVIGSPNSVKEFAMAMVPDTTSSTDDVVIVGGSEIGFQAAREFEAHGFEPRLIERDQERAREMAEALPDTFVMQSDATDTDFLTREHVDEADIVVAALDSDEKNLLVSLLAQRVGVDRTVAIIENTEYTDLFEAVGIDVAINPREETAEEIVRFTRTDQTEKIAMLEHDRAEVIEVELDDDSALAGREIAKSMEGLPDCVVIGAISRGGDLVTPRGTTVPRAGDHVVLFVDATALSEVSAAL; translated from the coding sequence ATGTATGTACTGATCGTTGGCGCGGGACAGGTCGGCCAGATGATCGCCGCGAACTTAGCGGATACCCACGACGTCGCGGTTGTCGAACGCGATCCCGCGCTCGCCGACGAGATCACGTACACGTACGACGTGCTCTCGGTTCAGGGCGACGGGACGGAACTCGAGACACTCCGGGACGCTGGCCTCGAGCGGGCGGATCTGGTCGTCGCCTGTACCGACAGCGACGAGACCAACATCGTCGTCTGTGGCACCGCCAAGACCGCCAGCGAGACGTTCACCATCGCGCGCGTCCGACGCCGGACGCTGTTGAACACCTGGGAGGGGTCCCGGGGCGCCTTCGGTGTGGATTTCATGGTCTGTACGGATCTGCTGGTCGCCCAGACGATCTTCAGGATCTCCGGTTTCCCGCGGGCCCAGGACGTCGAAACGTTCGCCGGTGGCCTCGTCAGGATGGCCGAGTTCGAGATCGGCCCGGAGAGCCCGCTGGTCGGCAAGCGCGTCGAGGAAGCCGACCGGTACGACTCGATGACGTTCGCCGCCGTCTTTCGGGAGGAGCAACTGATCGTCGCCCGCGGTGACACCGAGTTCCGTGCCGGCGACCGGATCGTCGTCATCGGGAGCCCCAATTCCGTCAAGGAGTTCGCCATGGCGATGGTTCCGGACACGACCTCGAGCACCGACGACGTGGTCATCGTCGGCGGCAGCGAGATCGGGTTCCAGGCCGCCCGGGAGTTCGAGGCCCACGGCTTCGAGCCGCGGCTAATCGAGCGGGACCAGGAGCGCGCCCGCGAGATGGCCGAGGCGCTGCCGGACACGTTCGTCATGCAAAGCGACGCGACCGACACCGACTTCCTCACCCGCGAGCACGTCGACGAGGCCGACATCGTGGTCGCCGCCCTCGACAGCGACGAGAAGAACCTGCTCGTCTCGCTGCTGGCCCAGCGGGTCGGCGTCGACCGGACCGTCGCGATCATCGAGAACACCGAGTACACCGACCTCTTCGAGGCCGTTGGGATCGACGTCGCGATCAACCCTCGAGAGGAGACCGCCGAGGAGATCGTCCGCTTTACGCGGACGGATCAGACCGAGAAGATCGCGATGTTAGAACACGACCGCGCCGAGGTCATCGAGGTCGAACTCGACGACGACAGTGCCCTGGCGGGCCGGGAGATCGCGAAGTCGATGGAGGGGCTCCCCGACTGCGTCGTCATCGGCGCGATCTCTCGCGGCGGCGACCTCGTCACGCCCCGCGGGACGACGGTTCCCCGCGCCGGCGACCACGTCGTGTTGTTCGTCGACGCGACCGCCCTCAGCGAAGTGTCGGCCGCGCTGTGA
- a CDS encoding glycoside hydrolase family 43 protein, with translation MQAYLFVHFREKRTPDGEQVYFGISEDGFHWETVNGGDPVLWSYKGDKGVRDCTITRTADERFVILGTDLSLAYGMPNQYGGSWEEITRNGSNSLVMWESKNLTDWSEQRMVELGGEAFGCLWAPDITYDSENAEYVVHWSSAHRSDDFEEKAIYYARTESFEEFSEPELLYRKPDSGVIDSAMYEENGSYYCFLKSEANPAGIILLKAQRPTGPFTRVTAFDRTMEGLEGERYEAPTAVKLEDGRWCLFVDYFGGSPETQGYVPFVAESLEDEFVRADDEFSFPYGFKHGTVLPITGEEYDRLKAYEKDPSER, from the coding sequence ATGCAGGCCTACTTGTTCGTCCACTTCAGGGAGAAGCGGACGCCGGACGGTGAGCAGGTGTACTTCGGAATCAGCGAAGACGGGTTCCACTGGGAGACGGTAAACGGCGGCGACCCCGTCCTCTGGAGTTACAAGGGCGATAAGGGGGTCAGGGATTGTACGATCACCAGAACGGCGGACGAGCGGTTCGTGATACTGGGCACGGACCTCAGCCTGGCCTACGGGATGCCCAATCAGTACGGCGGCTCGTGGGAGGAGATCACGCGCAACGGGAGTAACTCGCTGGTGATGTGGGAATCCAAGAACTTGACCGACTGGTCCGAACAGCGGATGGTCGAACTTGGAGGCGAGGCGTTCGGCTGTCTCTGGGCGCCGGATATCACCTACGACAGCGAGAACGCCGAGTACGTCGTCCACTGGTCGTCGGCCCACCGCAGCGACGATTTCGAGGAGAAGGCGATCTATTACGCGCGAACCGAGTCGTTCGAGGAGTTCTCGGAGCCAGAACTGCTGTACCGGAAACCGGACAGCGGCGTCATCGACTCCGCGATGTACGAGGAGAACGGATCGTACTACTGCTTCCTGAAAAGCGAAGCGAACCCCGCCGGGATCATCCTGCTGAAGGCCCAGCGTCCGACCGGACCGTTCACCCGAGTGACGGCGTTCGACCGCACCATGGAGGGACTGGAGGGCGAGCGGTACGAGGCGCCAACCGCCGTAAAACTCGAGGACGGCCGGTGGTGTCTGTTCGTCGATTACTTCGGCGGCAGTCCGGAGACGCAGGGCTATGTTCCGTTCGTAGCCGAGTCGCTGGAGGACGAGTTCGTGCGCGCCGACGACGAGTTCTCGTTTCCCTACGGATTCAAACACGGCACGGTGCTTCCGATCACGGGCGAGGAGTACGACCGCCTGAAAGCCTACGAGAAGGATCCGTCGGAGCGGTAG
- a CDS encoding TrkH family potassium uptake protein produces the protein MNIRVDWQASVALTGTVLKYLALTLFVPVVVAIIYGEHFLVFAATIVLTVAIGFGLERLDPDPDLQPREALLLVALSWLAVAVVGAIPYVIAGYGTDSALRHPVNALFESMSGFTTTGATVMAEISVEQHSHALMMWRQLTQWLGGMGIIVLMIAILPELAVNGAQLIRSEAPGPELQKLTPKIAETARILWLVYFGFTIVYIALLYGLHLAGVAPNMGFYNAVAHGFTTLPTGGFSPEANSVAAFSAAVQWVVIPFMAIAGTNFALFWYVLDGEPGRLFQNTEFRAYAGAIAVVTAIVAALLYSGSAPPLGELGGATEGYGESALRHAAFQTVSLLNSTGYATSDFAEWGPVAQTVLLVAMFIGGCAGSTGGGVKIIRWLVVLKVTRRELFTAAHPEAVKPIRLGGYVVDEDVIRGVLGFTLLYLFIFVVATVFIAVDSTRGAVSLEPIDAISASIATIGNIGPGFGELGPFGSYREFPDSSKLVMIFLMWIGRLEIIPALVIFTGAFWRR, from the coding sequence ATGAATATACGTGTCGATTGGCAGGCGAGCGTCGCGCTGACTGGAACCGTTCTCAAGTATCTCGCCCTCACGCTGTTCGTCCCGGTCGTCGTCGCCATCATCTACGGGGAACACTTCCTCGTGTTCGCGGCGACGATCGTGCTCACCGTCGCGATCGGGTTCGGCCTCGAGCGGCTCGATCCGGACCCCGATCTGCAGCCGCGAGAGGCGTTGTTGCTGGTCGCGCTCTCGTGGCTGGCCGTCGCGGTTGTCGGAGCGATCCCGTACGTCATCGCCGGCTACGGAACTGATTCGGCGCTCAGACACCCGGTGAACGCGCTGTTCGAGTCGATGTCCGGGTTCACGACGACCGGGGCGACCGTGATGGCCGAGATTTCCGTCGAGCAACACTCCCACGCCCTCATGATGTGGCGCCAGCTGACCCAGTGGCTCGGTGGGATGGGGATCATCGTGTTGATGATCGCGATCCTGCCGGAGTTGGCGGTCAACGGCGCGCAGCTGATCCGCTCGGAGGCGCCGGGACCGGAGCTCCAGAAGCTGACGCCGAAGATCGCCGAGACGGCCCGCATCCTCTGGCTCGTCTACTTCGGATTCACGATCGTCTACATTGCCCTGCTGTACGGCCTCCACCTGGCGGGGGTGGCGCCGAACATGGGCTTCTACAACGCGGTCGCCCACGGCTTCACGACGCTCCCGACCGGCGGGTTCTCGCCCGAGGCGAACAGCGTCGCCGCGTTCTCCGCCGCCGTGCAGTGGGTCGTCATCCCCTTCATGGCGATCGCCGGCACCAACTTCGCGCTGTTCTGGTACGTGTTAGACGGCGAGCCCGGGCGGCTCTTCCAGAACACCGAGTTTCGAGCCTACGCGGGTGCGATCGCCGTCGTGACCGCGATCGTCGCCGCGTTGCTCTACAGCGGCAGCGCCCCGCCGCTGGGTGAACTCGGCGGCGCGACGGAGGGGTACGGGGAGAGCGCCTTGCGCCACGCGGCCTTCCAGACCGTCTCGCTGTTGAACTCGACGGGGTACGCGACGAGCGACTTCGCGGAGTGGGGACCGGTCGCCCAGACCGTCCTCCTCGTCGCGATGTTCATCGGCGGCTGCGCCGGCTCGACCGGCGGCGGCGTCAAGATCATCCGCTGGCTAGTCGTCCTGAAGGTCACCCGCCGAGAGCTGTTTACCGCGGCCCACCCCGAAGCGGTCAAACCGATCCGCCTCGGCGGCTACGTCGTCGACGAGGACGTCATCCGCGGCGTCCTCGGCTTCACCCTGCTGTACCTATTCATCTTCGTGGTCGCGACAGTGTTCATCGCCGTCGACTCGACCCGCGGCGCGGTCTCGCTTGAACCGATCGACGCGATCAGCGCCAGCATCGCGACGATCGGGAACATCGGACCGGGCTTCGGCGAACTCGGTCCCTTCGGCAGCTACCGCGAGTTCCCTGACTCCTCGAAACTCGTGATGATCTTCCTGATGTGGATCGGCCGCCTCGAAATCATTCCAGCGCTCGTCATCTTCACCGGCGCGTTCTGGCGGCGGTGA
- a CDS encoding TrkH family potassium uptake protein yields the protein MRVRYSAVGRDLGRIVQVVSLMLLVSIPIAAIHREFYAIPAFVGSALLMGGIGLGLTRRYQDVSDTGRLEAMVTAAAAWGTVGVFGSLPFLLIAWTIAVDPYPAWANTPEMSETVAVFRYPLNGIFESVSGFTSTGLTMAVVEEQLPRSLHWWRSFTEWIGGVGVIVLTVAILARPGSGSLTLYKSEARSEKIHPSIVSTVMEIWKIYVGFTLAGIVLFLLAGMPLWDAINHAMTAIATGGFSVHADSIGHYGSPVIEYAVIPMMVAGSIAFPVHYLLLKGELKNFYKDVQTRWVFIWFAVGSLVLMALLLIGDQYEALEETFRVALFQFVSATSNAGFGTVAIGSGTERVWTAGPTLLLCVGMLTGAAAGSTVGGLKIIRVITLIKGTVWQIRSVFTPASAIRRLRIGERSLDQSQAQREYTEATVVFVLWIVGLAVGVAVFLWTLPPEYPLEYVIFEVMSAQSTVGLDAGITGPAMPIAAKTVLIFNMWIGRLEIIPVAVLLGAFFQQLDLYR from the coding sequence ATGAGAGTCCGGTATTCGGCGGTGGGGCGAGACCTCGGCCGAATCGTGCAGGTCGTCTCCCTGATGTTGCTCGTCTCGATCCCGATCGCCGCCATTCACCGCGAGTTCTACGCGATCCCCGCCTTCGTCGGCTCCGCCCTTCTGATGGGCGGAATCGGGCTCGGTCTCACGCGGCGATACCAGGACGTGTCCGACACCGGTCGACTCGAGGCGATGGTCACGGCCGCGGCCGCGTGGGGGACTGTCGGCGTGTTCGGCAGCCTCCCCTTCCTGCTGATCGCGTGGACGATCGCGGTCGACCCGTATCCGGCATGGGCGAACACGCCCGAGATGTCCGAAACAGTCGCCGTCTTCCGGTATCCGTTGAACGGAATCTTCGAGAGCGTGAGCGGCTTCACCAGCACCGGACTGACGATGGCCGTCGTCGAGGAGCAACTGCCCCGGTCGCTGCACTGGTGGCGCTCCTTTACCGAGTGGATCGGCGGCGTCGGCGTCATCGTGTTGACGGTCGCCATCCTGGCGCGGCCGGGCAGCGGCTCGCTCACTCTCTATAAGAGCGAGGCCCGGTCGGAGAAGATCCACCCCAGTATCGTCTCGACGGTGATGGAGATCTGGAAGATCTACGTCGGATTCACCCTCGCCGGCATCGTCCTGTTCCTCCTCGCCGGGATGCCCCTGTGGGACGCGATCAACCACGCGATGACGGCCATCGCGACCGGTGGGTTCTCCGTCCACGCCGACTCGATCGGCCACTACGGCAGTCCCGTTATCGAGTACGCAGTCATCCCGATGATGGTCGCGGGCAGCATCGCCTTCCCCGTTCACTACCTGCTACTCAAAGGGGAACTCAAGAACTTCTACAAAGACGTCCAGACCCGCTGGGTGTTCATCTGGTTTGCCGTCGGCTCGCTCGTCCTGATGGCGCTGCTCTTGATTGGAGACCAGTACGAGGCGCTCGAGGAGACGTTCCGAGTCGCGCTGTTCCAGTTCGTCTCCGCGACGTCCAACGCCGGGTTCGGTACGGTGGCGATCGGAAGCGGTACCGAACGCGTCTGGACGGCCGGCCCGACGCTGTTGCTCTGTGTGGGTATGCTTACCGGCGCCGCGGCCGGGTCGACCGTCGGCGGGCTCAAGATCATCCGCGTCATCACGCTCATCAAGGGGACGGTCTGGCAGATCCGGAGCGTCTTTACGCCCGCCAGCGCGATCCGACGGCTCCGGATCGGCGAGCGGAGCCTCGATCAGTCCCAGGCCCAGCGCGAGTACACCGAGGCGACCGTCGTCTTCGTTCTCTGGATCGTCGGCCTCGCGGTCGGTGTCGCGGTCTTTCTCTGGACGCTGCCGCCCGAGTACCCCCTCGAGTACGTCATTTTCGAGGTGATGAGCGCACAGAGTACCGTCGGTTTGGACGCGGGAATTACCGGCCCGGCGATGCCGATCGCCGCCAAGACGGTACTGATCTTCAACATGTGGATCGGCCGCCTCGAGATCATCCCCGTCGCCGTGTTGCTGGGTGCGTTCTTCCAGCAACTCGATCTCTACCGGTAG
- a CDS encoding fibrillarin-like rRNA/tRNA 2'-O-methyltransferase: MSEQLPDGVERRAFDGSERLATRGEPVYGEPTEGEWRAWNPNRSKLGAMLELGMDTSLDGGETVLYLGAASGTTVSHVADFAGPTYAVEFAARPARDLLEAAESRPRLFPLLKDARKPETYAHVVESDVDVLVQDVATRGQARVALENRRFLADDGRLLLAVKARSEDVTRDPDDVFADVREELEEGYEIVETERLEDYHTDHLGVVARPR, from the coding sequence ATGAGTGAACAGCTTCCGGACGGCGTCGAGCGCCGCGCGTTCGACGGGAGCGAGCGACTCGCGACGCGGGGAGAGCCGGTCTACGGCGAACCGACCGAGGGCGAGTGGCGCGCGTGGAACCCGAACCGCTCGAAGCTCGGGGCGATGCTCGAGTTGGGGATGGACACCAGCCTCGATGGCGGCGAGACGGTCCTCTATCTGGGCGCAGCCAGCGGAACGACCGTGAGTCACGTCGCGGACTTCGCTGGCCCGACCTACGCCGTCGAGTTCGCCGCGCGACCGGCGAGGGATCTGCTCGAGGCGGCGGAGAGCCGACCGCGGCTCTTCCCGCTACTCAAGGACGCCCGAAAGCCCGAGACGTACGCCCACGTCGTCGAGTCGGACGTCGACGTGCTCGTTCAGGACGTCGCGACCCGAGGGCAGGCGCGGGTGGCCCTCGAGAACCGGCGCTTCCTGGCCGACGACGGGCGATTGTTGCTGGCCGTGAAGGCCAGAAGCGAGGACGTCACGCGCGATCCCGACGACGTCTTCGCGGACGTGCGCGAGGAGCTCGAGGAAGGATACGAGATCGTGGAGACCGAACGGCTCGAGGACTATCACACGGACCATCTCGGGGTCGTCGCGCGACCGCGATGA
- a CDS encoding potassium channel family protein, producing the protein MYIVIIGAGSIGSNLIDLAVRDGNDVVVIETDEQRANDVASTYDCLVLNDDATNHDTLRDADIDRADAVISTTDVDAVNIMVMLLAQEHDVPNLVSVVHDPENLPVFEKIGVNLIENPQRLIADYLYHSVRYPGVTDFIDLDDHTELVELTVTENAPMAGQPLSSAKEAGALPEGCLVVALQRDGDIRAPRGGTTVRAGDHVTVFTDDAALDDAVRAFTGEQP; encoded by the coding sequence ATGTATATTGTCATTATCGGCGCCGGAAGTATCGGTTCGAACCTGATCGATCTCGCGGTCCGCGACGGCAACGACGTCGTCGTCATCGAGACCGACGAACAGCGAGCGAACGACGTGGCTTCGACGTACGACTGTCTCGTACTCAACGACGACGCGACCAACCACGACACGCTCCGAGACGCGGACATCGACCGGGCGGACGCGGTCATCTCGACGACCGACGTCGACGCGGTCAACATCATGGTGATGTTGCTCGCCCAGGAACACGACGTCCCGAACCTCGTCAGCGTCGTCCACGACCCCGAAAACCTGCCCGTCTTCGAGAAGATCGGCGTCAACTTAATCGAGAACCCCCAGCGGCTGATCGCCGACTACCTCTATCACTCCGTGCGGTATCCGGGCGTCACCGACTTCATCGACCTCGACGATCACACCGAACTCGTCGAACTCACCGTCACCGAGAATGCCCCGATGGCCGGCCAACCGCTCTCCTCGGCGAAGGAAGCCGGCGCGCTCCCCGAGGGCTGTCTCGTCGTCGCCCTCCAGCGCGACGGCGACATTCGCGCGCCTCGCGGCGGGACGACCGTCCGCGCCGGCGATCACGTGACCGTCTTCACCGACGACGCCGCCTTGGATGACGCCGTCCGGGCGTTTACCGGCGAGCAGCCATGA
- a CDS encoding TrkH family potassium uptake protein encodes MKARYPVIGRDVGRILQVVSLMLLVSIPIAAIHREFYAIPAFLLSAVVMAGLGVALARRYRGAADPGKLEAMITAAGSWAAVGILGGLPFLLIAWTIAIDPYPAWANTPPLDNTTDIFLNPLDAVFESMSGFTGTGLTVAAVEEKLPRSLHWWRSFTEWIGGVGVIVLTVAILARPGSGSLTLYQSEARSEKIHPSIVNTVTEIWKIYLGLTLGSIALFLLVGMPAWDAINHAMTGIATGGFSVHADSIGHYGSPLIEYAVVPVMVAGSIAFPIHYLIFKGELENFYTDVQTRWVFLWFGIGSLALTAILWANGQYETFEETFRISLFQFVSATSNTGFGTATVGEGTESVWSAGATFVTCLGMLTGAAAGSTVSGLKLVRVITLVKGTVWQIGSVFQPDSAIRQFRIGKRSLSEDQFQREYTEAAVVFLLWITFLAVGVTVLLRTLSPAHPVEYVIFDVMSAQSNVGLDSGITGPGMPDTAKAMLIINMWVGRLEIIPVAVLLSAVFRRIGLYR; translated from the coding sequence ATGAAGGCCCGCTACCCGGTAATCGGGCGGGACGTCGGCCGGATCCTTCAGGTGGTCTCCCTGATGCTGCTGGTCTCGATCCCGATCGCCGCCATCCACCGCGAGTTCTACGCGATCCCCGCGTTCCTCCTCTCGGCGGTCGTGATGGCCGGGCTCGGAGTTGCGCTCGCTCGCCGATACCGCGGCGCGGCCGACCCCGGAAAGCTCGAGGCGATGATCACCGCGGCCGGTTCCTGGGCAGCGGTCGGCATCCTCGGCGGGCTCCCGTTCCTGCTGATCGCGTGGACAATCGCGATCGATCCGTACCCCGCGTGGGCGAACACGCCGCCGCTGGACAACACGACGGACATCTTCCTGAACCCGCTCGACGCGGTGTTCGAGAGCATGAGCGGCTTCACCGGGACGGGGCTGACCGTCGCCGCGGTCGAGGAGAAGTTACCGCGGTCGTTACACTGGTGGCGCTCCTTTACCGAGTGGATCGGCGGCGTGGGCGTCATCGTACTGACGGTCGCCATCCTCGCGCGGCCGGGCAGCGGCTCGCTGACGCTCTACCAGAGCGAGGCCCGATCGGAGAAGATCCACCCGAGCATCGTCAATACGGTCACGGAAATCTGGAAGATCTACCTCGGGCTGACGCTCGGCTCGATCGCGCTGTTCCTCCTCGTCGGCATGCCGGCCTGGGACGCGATCAACCACGCGATGACGGGGATCGCCACCGGCGGGTTCTCCGTCCACGCCGACTCGATCGGCCACTACGGCAGCCCCCTCATCGAGTATGCAGTCGTCCCGGTGATGGTCGCGGGCAGCATCGCGTTCCCGATCCACTACCTGATTTTCAAGGGCGAACTCGAGAACTTCTACACGGATGTCCAGACGCGCTGGGTCTTCCTCTGGTTCGGGATCGGTTCGCTGGCCCTGACCGCGATCCTCTGGGCCAACGGACAGTACGAGACGTTCGAGGAGACGTTCCGGATCTCGCTGTTCCAGTTCGTCTCCGCGACGTCGAACACCGGTTTCGGTACGGCGACGGTCGGCGAGGGCACGGAATCGGTCTGGTCGGCCGGAGCGACGTTCGTGACGTGTCTGGGAATGCTGACCGGCGCCGCGGCGGGGTCGACGGTCAGCGGTCTCAAACTCGTCCGCGTCATCACGCTCGTCAAGGGGACGGTCTGGCAGATCGGTTCGGTCTTCCAGCCGGACAGCGCGATTCGTCAATTCCGGATCGGCAAACGGAGTCTCAGCGAGGACCAGTTCCAGCGGGAGTACACCGAAGCGGCGGTCGTCTTCCTGCTCTGGATCACGTTCCTCGCCGTCGGCGTGACCGTCCTCCTGCGGACGCTCTCGCCGGCTCATCCCGTCGAGTACGTCATCTTCGACGTGATGAGCGCCCAGAGCAACGTCGGGCTCGACTCGGGGATTACCGGACCGGGAATGCCCGACACCGCGAAGGCGATGTTGATAATTAACATGTGGGTCGGCCGCCTCGAGATCATCCCCGTCGCCGTGTTGCTGAGCGCGGTCTTCCGACGGATCGGCCTCTACCGCTGA
- a CDS encoding NOP5/NOP56 family protein: protein MTDSTGADDGWFGALASDGPEAAATAVREGSADDPHDWPALAVEAGVVDDEEEYYDALRAATTAATRAAVTEREAADDRQLVHAVRAMDDCTRTANELAERLAEWAGTVDPDAGTGVDYARELASRDETPDAAPDALVSLAERVAGLADEADELREYVERTAPTVAPNLAAMAGPVLAARLLSLAGGLESLAKKPSGTVQVLGAEDALFAHLRGHAPSPKHGIIYTHDAVRGTHPDERGSAARAVAGKLAIAARVDHYSGELKPELEAELEERIETIQARTDDGAGDENGGSDDE from the coding sequence ATGACTGACAGTACCGGAGCGGACGACGGCTGGTTCGGGGCTCTCGCATCCGACGGTCCCGAGGCGGCCGCGACGGCAGTTCGCGAGGGGTCCGCTGACGATCCCCACGACTGGCCCGCGCTCGCGGTCGAGGCGGGGGTCGTCGACGACGAGGAGGAGTACTACGACGCCCTGCGGGCCGCGACGACGGCGGCGACGAGGGCAGCGGTGACCGAGCGCGAGGCGGCCGACGACCGCCAGCTCGTCCACGCGGTGCGGGCGATGGACGACTGCACGCGGACCGCGAACGAGCTCGCCGAACGGCTGGCCGAGTGGGCGGGGACCGTCGACCCCGACGCCGGCACGGGCGTCGACTACGCCCGCGAACTGGCGAGTCGAGACGAAACGCCCGACGCCGCGCCGGACGCGCTCGTCTCGCTGGCCGAGCGCGTCGCCGGTCTCGCCGACGAGGCCGACGAACTGCGCGAGTACGTCGAGCGGACGGCGCCGACGGTGGCGCCCAACCTCGCCGCGATGGCCGGCCCCGTCCTCGCGGCGCGGCTGCTCTCGCTGGCCGGCGGCCTCGAGAGTCTGGCCAAGAAACCCAGCGGCACGGTTCAGGTGCTGGGCGCCGAGGACGCGCTCTTCGCCCACCTGCGCGGGCACGCGCCCTCGCCCAAACACGGGATCATCTACACGCACGACGCGGTCCGGGGCACCCACCCCGACGAGCGCGGCTCGGCGGCCCGCGCGGTGGCCGGGAAACTCGCCATCGCCGCCCGCGTCGACCACTACTCGGGCGAGTTGAAGCCCGAACTCGAGGCCGAACTCGAGGAGCGTATCGAGACGATTCAGGCGCGGACGGACGACGGCGCTGGCGACGAAAACGGAGGTTCCGACGATGAGTGA
- a CDS encoding potassium channel family protein, producing the protein MYIVIIGAGSIGSNLIDLAVRDGNDVVVIETDEQRANDVASTYDCLVLNADATNHDTLRDADIDRADAVISTTDIDAVNIMVMLLAQEHDVPNLVSVVHDPENLPVFEKIGVNLIENPQRLIADYLYHSVRYPDVSDFIDLDDETELVELTVTKDAPMHNQLLSTAKEAGTLPEGCLVVALQRNGEIRAPRGETTIRAGDKVTVFTDDATLADAVAAFTGDHP; encoded by the coding sequence ATGTATATCGTCATCATCGGCGCCGGAAGCATCGGCTCGAATCTGATCGATCTCGCGGTCCGCGACGGCAACGACGTCGTCGTTATCGAGACCGACGAACAGCGAGCGAACGACGTGGCTTCGACGTACGACTGTCTCGTTCTCAACGCCGACGCGACCAACCACGACACGCTCCGAGACGCGGACATCGACCGAGCGGACGCGGTCATCTCGACGACCGACATTGACGCGGTCAACATCATGGTGATGTTGCTCGCCCAGGAACACGACGTCCCGAACCTCGTCAGCGTCGTCCACGATCCCGAAAACCTGCCCGTCTTCGAGAAGATTGGCGTCAACTTAATCGAGAACCCCCAGCGGCTGATCGCCGACTACCTCTATCACTCCGTGCGATACCCCGACGTCAGCGACTTCATCGACCTCGACGACGAGACCGAACTCGTCGAACTCACCGTCACTAAGGACGCCCCGATGCACAACCAACTGCTTTCGACGGCGAAGGAAGCCGGCACGCTTCCCGAGGGCTGTCTCGTCGTCGCCCTCCAGCGGAACGGTGAGATCCGGGCCCCGAGGGGCGAGACGACGATCCGAGCCGGCGACAAGGTGACGGTGTTCACCGACGACGCCACGCTGGCCGACGCGGTCGCGGCGTTCACCGGCGACCATCCATGA
- a CDS encoding Lrp/AsnC family transcriptional regulator, translating into MSVRLDEVNKRIIHALMDDARNTSAPMIAEEVGVSPATIRNRINQLEDAGIISGYHANVNFDAADGMLTTLYVATAPVEERARLAQQSRTIAGVVNVREFVAGQENLHVLAVGDDVDAINDVGRELAALGLEIDDEKMVRTDQFQSYQPFGPAETHQQFSDYVSLTGGNEVVELTVDDDAPVAGMTLERAGEEDVLEDGVLVVSIERDDAVLTPTGESEIRAGDILTVLSRGEFTDSTFDAFETDRR; encoded by the coding sequence ATGAGCGTTCGTCTCGACGAAGTGAACAAACGGATCATCCACGCGCTGATGGACGACGCGCGGAACACGTCCGCCCCGATGATCGCCGAGGAGGTGGGCGTCTCGCCGGCGACGATTCGAAACCGGATCAATCAGCTCGAGGACGCCGGAATCATCAGCGGCTATCACGCGAACGTGAACTTCGACGCCGCCGACGGCATGCTCACGACGCTGTACGTGGCGACGGCGCCCGTCGAAGAGCGCGCACGCCTCGCCCAGCAGTCGCGGACGATCGCCGGCGTCGTCAACGTTCGGGAGTTCGTCGCCGGCCAGGAGAACCTCCACGTCCTCGCCGTCGGCGACGACGTCGACGCGATCAACGACGTCGGCCGGGAGCTCGCGGCTCTGGGCCTCGAGATCGACGACGAGAAGATGGTCCGAACGGACCAGTTTCAGTCCTACCAGCCCTTCGGCCCGGCCGAGACTCACCAGCAGTTCTCGGACTACGTCAGCCTCACCGGCGGCAACGAGGTCGTCGAACTGACCGTCGACGACGACGCGCCGGTCGCCGGCATGACCCTGGAACGCGCTGGGGAGGAGGACGTCCTCGAGGACGGCGTGCTCGTCGTCTCGATCGAACGCGACGACGCCGTGCTGACGCCGACCGGCGAAAGCGAGATCCGGGCCGGCGACATCCTGACCGTCCTCTCTCGAGGCGAGTTCACCGATTCCACGTTCGACGCGTTCGAAACCGATCGCCGCTAA